A stretch of DNA from Cannabis sativa cultivar Pink pepper isolate KNU-18-1 chromosome X, ASM2916894v1, whole genome shotgun sequence:
agttagcctctgGAATCGTACCAACagatttcagtaagaaggagaagtacttggcagggttgaatgccaagattaggcatgatctggttattacaacAAATGATACTACAACTTATGCTGAAATGGTTGATAAGGCTCTTCGAGCTGAAGGAGCAGTAAAATTTTTGCATGAAACACGGGAGACTCCTAGTGCTGGTGGAACCACTACTCTCCCTATTTCTGGCCCTGGAAAAGAGAGTGGTGATTCCACTTTTGAGCAAAAGAAAAGAACTTTTCCATTTTCGGGAAGTTCAGGGCAAGGTAAAAGGTTTCGGGGAAACCAGAATAAAGGAGGACGTCAGACTTACTCCTATACTGAGTGCCCGCGttgtaagaaacatcatcccgGGACTTGTAACCGGAGAGCTTGCTTCCAGTGTGGATCGGTGGGGCACCTCAAGAAAGATTGTCCCCAATTGAAGAAAGAGGAACCTAAACCTGAGGTTAAGCCTGCCCCAGCACGTGTTTTTGATATCACGCTGGCTGATGCTGCTGCCAGCCCTTCAGtggttacaggtcagcttcttATCAACGGTCATGTttttactgttttatttgattcagGTGCTACTCGATCTTATGTGTCATCGAGAGTTCTTTATCAGCTTGATAGACCTAGTGATGTTTTTGAGATGGGATTTGGTAccctgttgcctaatggggAATTAGTTATTTCAAGGAAGCGGGTTAGATTGGTgttaattagaattgaagaCAGGGGATTGAGCGCTGATCTGGTGGAGTTACCATTGGCCGAGTTCGATATTATACTCGGAATGGACTTTTTGTCCAAATAttctgctagtattgattgtaaacggaaaatggtgacttttcaaccGGAGAATGAGGAACCATTCAtctttgttggttcggttcaagGTTCTCGTGTTCCAAGAATCTCAGCGTTGAAAGCTAGGGATTTGTTACGCAGTGGATGTGTTGGATTCCTGGCAGTTGTAGTGGATTCCAGTAAACCTGTGTTACCTGGACCTGAAGAGGTTAAAGTGGTTAAGGAATTCCTGGATGTGTTTCCAGAGGAATTAcctgggttaccacctcagcgggagatagatTTTATCATTGATCTAATTCCTGGAGCAGAACCTGTTTCGAAAGCACCCTACCGAATGACACCTACTGAATTAAAAGAACTGAAGATACAACTCcaagggatgttggatctagggtttacacggcctagtgtgtcacctttgggagctccggttctgtttGTAAAGAAAAGGATGGAACTCTtcggatgtgtatcgattatcgggagCTGAACAAGTTaactattaaaaataaatatcctttGCCTAGAATTGACGATCTATTTGATCAACTTCAAGGCAAAACAGTATTCTCTAAGATTGACTTGAGATCTGGATATCATCAACTGAGAATCCGAGAAGAGAATATTCTGAAGACAGCCTTTCGAACAAGGTATGGTCATTACGAGTTTCTAGTC
This window harbors:
- the LOC133032332 gene encoding uncharacterized protein LOC133032332; this encodes MVDKALRAEGAVKFLHETRETPSAGGTTTLPISGPGKESGDSTFEQKKRTFPFSGSSGQGKRFRGNQNKGGRQTYSYTECPRCKKHHPGTCNRRACFQCGSVGHLKKDCPQLKKEEPKPEVKPAPARVFDITLADAAASPSVVTGQLLINGHVFTVLFDSGATRSYVSSRVLYQLDRPSDVFEMGFGTLLPNGELVISRKRVRLVLIRIEDRGLSADLVELPLAEFDIILGMDFLSKYSASIDCKRKMVTFQPENEEPFIFVGSVQGSRVPRISALKARDLLRSGCVGFLAVVVDSSKPVLPGPEEVKVVKEFLDVFPEELPGLPPQREIDFIIDLIPGAEPVSKAPYRMTPTELKELKIQLQGIIDDLFDQLQGKTVFSKIDLRSGYHQLRIREENILKTAFRTRYEAEHEQHLHMDLQRLRDHKLYVKFKKCEFWLLQVSFLGHIVEKDGIMVDPQKIEAVKNCPRPKTVTEVQSFLGLASYYQRFVEGFSKIAMSLSELTRKNQRFIWSDKCEKSFQELKQRLITAPVLALSSDQEKFVVYCDASMQGWAVC